One Silene latifolia isolate original U9 population chromosome 4, ASM4854445v1, whole genome shotgun sequence DNA segment encodes these proteins:
- the LOC141651142 gene encoding uncharacterized protein LOC141651142, which translates to MGGKVDHAINQGIDPYTFRMGGQNVHRIGTLVPPAESSPKFCQLYIYDTEEEVYNRKTAIRFNDDLIRLLKNMIHQHNPLAKMFRMARDKLSIDKDSEVSIRLISRREKDGRTYNRPTVSEIAALIEGDIGPNMEKMDIIVKKSCGGLDRISELHPLYTPLQYPLLFPSGDDGYRLGILHSETSIGVSTSDQPREETSCREWFAYRLQDRSSDIEFPTLLLSGKAFHQFLVDGYMMVESHRLNYIRFNQDRLRVDNYKNISNAVGRGDIEPSFAGARYIVPRVVYTIEFQKRDLPHAHILLFLHREYKFPGATDVDKIIYAEIPDPIKEPILHDVVCEYIIHGPCGKEKLSSSCMVGENCSKRYPKSCTERTTVDGEGYPIYKRSKKGVRVKKDGVPLGNEFVIPYNSQLLLKYQAHINVEW; encoded by the exons ATGGGTGGTAAAGTTGATCATGCCATCAATCAAGGTATAGATCCATACACTTTTCGGATGGGAGGTCAAAACGTTCATCGAATAGGTACTTTAGTCCCGCCTGCAGAGTCAAGCCCTAAGTTCTGTCAATTGTATATATATGACACTGAAGAAGAAGTTTATAATCGTAAAACCGCCATCAG GTTTAACGATGATCTTATAAGGCTGTTAAAAAATATGATTCACCAACACAATCCTCTTGCTAAGATGTTTAGGATGGCTAGGGATAAATTGTCTATAGATAAAGACAGTGAAGTGAGTATCAGACTTATTTCTAGAAGAGAAAAAGATGGAAGAACATATAATCGTCCAACGGTTTCGGAGATTGCGGCTTTGATTGAAGGGGATATCGGTCCAAATATGGAGAAAATGGATATTATTGTAAAGAAGTCATGTGGTGGTTTGGATCGGATATCTGAGTTACACCCTTTATACACTCCACTCCAATATCCTCTCTTATTCCCATCCGGGGATGATGGTTATCGGTTGGGTATCCTACACAGTGAAACTTCTATTGGGGTGAGCACGAGCGATCAACCGCGTGAGGAAACGTCGTGTCGGGAGTGGTTTGCCTATCGTCTACAAGACAGATCATCTGATATTGAATTTCCAACGTTGTTACTATCTGGAAAGGCATTCCACCAGTTTTTAGTTGATGGTTATATGATGGTTGAATCGCATAGGCTCAATTACATTCGTTTTAACCAAGATCGACTTCGGGTTGATAATTACAAGAACATTTCAAATGCTGTTGGGAGGGGAGACATCGAGCCATCTTTTGCCGGTGCTCGATATATTGTCcctagag TGGTATATACTATTGAATTTCAAAAGCGTGATCTGCCACATGCTCATATACTATTGTTCCTACATCGAGAGTACAAGTTCCCTGGAGCTACAGATGTCGACAAAATCATTTATGCCGAGATTCCTGATCCAATTAAGGAACCTATCTTACATGATGTTGTTTGTGAGTACATAATCCATGGCCCGTGTGGTAAAGAAAAGTTATCATCATCGTGTATGGTCGGGGAAAACTGCTCAAAACGTTACCCAAAGTCATGTACTGAAAGAACAACGGTTGATGGTGAGGGTTATCCTATATACAAGAGAAGCAAGAAAGGAGTTAGGGTGAAAAAAGATGGTGTACCTCTCGGCAACGAATTTGTCATTCCATATAACTCTCAGTTGTTATTAAAATATCAGGCTCATATCAACGTCGAATGGTGA